A stretch of the Aminipila terrae genome encodes the following:
- a CDS encoding nicotinate-nicotinamide nucleotide adenylyltransferase, which translates to MSKKTIMDLYKQLEVSLTDRAFLKEINVSRKTMINLLQNHDWQDNIGYLASLEEITCNDIIKVSQSTIESLEAAPEEGWLEFIKNSTVEKLFPTGAQGKKSIGMAVLLRIFRIFLTWQNKNRSFEPSRNIEFLTDEEAKLCTIKEEYAKFMKFWNENYIYEFMLIFKELTSFNTVGHISGVHFVAMHIARQLKKLHVPIDIALVSGAAAGHDLGKYGCKPSETGKIPYLHYYYTNQLFKENGMPTIAHIATNHSTWDLELENLSVESLVLIYADFRVKSSRDKAGNEIVNFYTLKESFDVILNKLDNVDETKRQRYIRVYSKLRDFEKYIENMGTSVDLKSDAPLKIEQKGGSLLNTQQTISKLKFLAIEHNIRLMSNFNNETSFANLLEKARSEKQWKNIRAYLNIFSEYSTYMTQKQKLCTLHFLYELLMHREGDIRRLAAGIMAAIIVNYDEEFRKELPEGAHADLEEITALELWKQFIDKIVFPDYKITEQHKRWIGYSLKTLIATMMEKCRTEEEKTQFLNVFFSYFENMNIQDGTAFTLLAAVLVVPLENCSDSCVIKLMNFGAELSEREHLEIKIGALRFAKYAVTVSTDKSFINKIKTYAMKIMENVTEELVSVIYLKYKILSAIGDCTEKQYQYEYTLYKENKVESDLYLENLKIGTPWVIKAVNIEFLLDKLNMEMYEEKLHIATHFSNLVKVSERITVRHSAGKGLLQVIKLLSLDQRNEIIIEMTKGLEIGEYQFSKYIPEYLGELAMYLHPRELDELISDLKKLADSTNQRIASVTFDTLGVMIKKYPDYKDIFAESPEIYENRRDLMIGMLIRGYANYDEIVSQEAFLVIGQSIFGSSELFLQDKKVVFEKIYKKIVTLIADKKENELSFYNNAAALNHLYRFITDYIMQYGNFDFKDNNRVAFFPGTFDPFSLSHKGIVQEIKKLGFEVYLALDEFSWSKKTQPRMIRKKIVSMSVADEGDVYIFPDDISVNIANPADLRRLREIFANRELYMVVGSDVIVNASSYRKETAPDSIHHMNHIVFKRASAVEGHLDSDNQNNTYDQILGNVIELKLPIHLEDISSTRIRENIDNNRDISNLIDTVAQNYIYKNSLYLREPQYKSIIRSCSLSFKVIGQNNHEVLCAVKAAMGDITAIKDSLQNYLKTKNVNAMIIKNGSDNNKVLGVVLFHELDTVNLYNEFNNSEVASYIREHSSGKIIVLGAAIISKNNIIDDLEQILLTETIADCLQKGFTYAVYNPVFSRTELNNKKLEEVMKRQGFFKIIGNLQNLSVYFVDMKSPIILFENMEMRIKGPFNKNAKVLQVLKQAHINMQTALTQVYKGSLVLSFDSAIMHHKLVDMITELNGVPRESTKIRKLGPFMCVPFGKILDGKAVPNTVTKTLHTEKTFDTKIKSFKIKEFPNYTTLENQIGTIDSFDRPILLVDDLLHKGHRLKELDPIFKQTNLKIEKIIVGVLSGRGKDLMAIQGRDVNCAYFIPNLRTWFIDDAMYPFLGGDSVEREYSFIANLLPSVNLILPYVLPAFLAGENRKEVFKLSLTCLKSAKKILQVLEEEYQLAFEKNLTLSRLGEVINSPRFPDKGYCVKYDENLAPSVYISNDIEKLMRLKNII; encoded by the coding sequence ATGTCTAAAAAAACGATTATGGATCTTTATAAGCAGTTGGAAGTGTCTCTGACAGACAGAGCTTTTTTAAAAGAAATCAATGTATCAAGAAAGACAATGATTAATCTGCTGCAAAACCATGACTGGCAGGATAATATCGGATACTTGGCTTCTTTAGAGGAGATTACATGCAATGATATCATTAAAGTAAGTCAGTCTACCATTGAATCTTTAGAAGCTGCTCCTGAGGAAGGCTGGTTGGAGTTTATAAAAAACAGTACAGTTGAAAAACTCTTTCCCACTGGAGCACAAGGAAAAAAGAGCATTGGTATGGCCGTACTTCTGCGAATATTCCGCATTTTTCTGACTTGGCAAAACAAAAACAGAAGCTTTGAACCCTCAAGAAATATAGAGTTCCTTACGGATGAAGAAGCAAAATTATGCACCATAAAAGAGGAATATGCAAAGTTTATGAAATTCTGGAATGAAAATTATATTTATGAATTCATGCTGATTTTTAAAGAACTGACCTCTTTTAATACAGTTGGGCATATATCAGGCGTACATTTTGTAGCTATGCATATAGCAAGGCAGCTTAAGAAACTTCATGTACCTATTGATATAGCTCTGGTTTCAGGAGCTGCCGCTGGCCATGATCTGGGCAAATATGGATGTAAGCCCAGTGAGACAGGAAAAATTCCTTATCTCCACTATTATTATACCAATCAGCTGTTTAAAGAAAATGGCATGCCCACCATTGCTCATATTGCTACCAACCATTCCACCTGGGACCTGGAATTAGAAAATCTTTCTGTTGAATCACTGGTACTGATTTATGCAGACTTCAGAGTAAAAAGCAGCAGAGATAAAGCAGGAAATGAAATAGTGAATTTTTATACACTGAAAGAGTCTTTTGATGTCATACTAAATAAACTGGATAATGTGGATGAGACAAAACGCCAGAGATATATTCGGGTATATTCTAAGCTGAGGGATTTTGAAAAATATATAGAAAACATGGGAACTTCTGTGGATTTGAAGTCTGATGCCCCTTTGAAAATAGAGCAGAAGGGAGGCTCACTTTTAAATACACAGCAGACTATATCCAAATTAAAGTTCCTTGCTATTGAACACAATATAAGATTAATGAGCAATTTTAACAACGAAACTTCTTTTGCAAATCTTTTAGAGAAAGCAAGAAGTGAAAAACAGTGGAAAAATATCAGAGCATATTTAAACATATTCAGTGAATATTCCACTTATATGACCCAGAAACAAAAACTGTGTACATTACATTTTTTATATGAACTGCTTATGCACAGGGAAGGAGATATAAGAAGGCTGGCTGCAGGTATTATGGCAGCAATTATAGTTAATTATGATGAAGAATTCAGGAAAGAGCTTCCTGAAGGTGCCCATGCTGATTTAGAGGAAATCACCGCATTAGAGCTATGGAAACAGTTCATCGATAAAATTGTATTTCCGGATTACAAAATAACAGAACAGCATAAGCGTTGGATTGGATATAGTTTAAAGACTCTTATTGCTACTATGATGGAAAAATGCAGGACTGAGGAGGAGAAGACACAGTTTTTAAACGTATTTTTTTCATATTTTGAAAACATGAATATTCAGGACGGGACGGCCTTTACGCTGCTGGCAGCTGTATTGGTAGTACCTCTTGAAAATTGCAGTGACAGTTGTGTGATAAAACTCATGAACTTTGGAGCTGAACTTTCAGAAAGGGAGCATTTAGAAATAAAAATAGGAGCCCTGAGGTTTGCTAAATATGCAGTAACTGTTAGTACTGATAAAAGCTTTATAAACAAGATTAAAACTTATGCTATGAAAATAATGGAGAATGTTACAGAGGAATTAGTATCTGTAATTTATTTAAAATACAAAATATTATCAGCTATAGGAGATTGCACGGAGAAGCAATACCAGTATGAGTATACCTTATACAAAGAGAATAAGGTTGAATCAGATTTATACCTGGAGAATTTGAAAATAGGCACCCCGTGGGTCATTAAAGCTGTAAATATAGAATTTCTGCTGGATAAATTAAATATGGAAATGTACGAGGAAAAGCTTCATATTGCAACTCACTTTTCTAACCTGGTTAAGGTCAGTGAGCGCATCACTGTAAGACATAGTGCAGGAAAAGGATTATTACAGGTTATCAAACTTTTATCTTTAGACCAGAGAAATGAAATCATTATAGAAATGACAAAGGGACTTGAAATTGGTGAATATCAATTCTCAAAATATATACCTGAATATCTTGGTGAACTGGCTATGTATCTCCACCCCAGAGAGTTAGACGAATTAATAAGTGATTTAAAAAAACTTGCAGACAGTACCAATCAGAGAATAGCTTCTGTTACTTTTGACACTTTAGGGGTTATGATTAAAAAGTATCCTGACTACAAAGACATTTTTGCAGAGTCCCCGGAAATTTACGAAAATCGCAGGGATTTAATGATTGGTATGTTAATCAGAGGTTACGCCAATTATGATGAAATAGTAAGCCAGGAGGCATTTCTGGTTATCGGACAGAGCATTTTCGGCAGCAGTGAACTATTTCTTCAGGATAAAAAAGTTGTTTTTGAAAAAATTTATAAGAAGATTGTTACACTTATTGCAGATAAAAAAGAAAATGAATTGTCATTTTATAATAATGCAGCTGCCCTAAATCATTTGTATCGCTTTATTACAGATTATATCATGCAATATGGAAACTTTGATTTTAAAGATAATAACAGAGTTGCTTTCTTTCCTGGAACATTTGATCCCTTCTCACTCAGCCATAAAGGGATTGTGCAGGAAATTAAGAAGTTGGGATTTGAGGTATATCTGGCCTTAGACGAGTTTTCCTGGTCAAAGAAAACTCAGCCCCGAATGATCCGAAAGAAAATTGTCAGTATGTCCGTGGCAGATGAAGGCGATGTATATATATTTCCGGACGATATCTCCGTTAATATTGCAAATCCTGCTGATTTAAGACGTTTGCGAGAGATATTTGCAAACAGGGAGTTATATATGGTTGTAGGAAGCGATGTCATAGTCAATGCGTCCTCTTACCGAAAAGAGACAGCCCCCGATTCTATACATCATATGAATCATATTGTGTTTAAAAGAGCCAGTGCAGTAGAAGGGCATTTAGATTCAGACAATCAGAATAACACATATGATCAGATACTTGGAAATGTAATAGAATTAAAACTTCCAATTCATTTGGAAGATATCAGTTCCACCAGAATAAGGGAAAATATAGATAACAACAGGGATATTTCCAACTTAATTGATACAGTGGCACAAAATTATATTTATAAAAACAGTTTGTATTTAAGAGAGCCACAATATAAAAGCATTATAAGGTCATGTTCTTTAAGTTTTAAAGTTATTGGGCAGAATAACCATGAAGTGTTATGCGCTGTTAAAGCGGCCATGGGTGATATCACTGCAATAAAAGATAGTTTACAAAATTATTTAAAGACTAAAAATGTAAATGCGATGATTATTAAGAATGGAAGTGATAATAACAAGGTACTGGGTGTTGTTTTATTTCATGAACTGGATACAGTAAATTTATACAATGAATTTAATAATTCAGAAGTGGCATCTTATATAAGAGAGCATTCTTCCGGGAAAATAATTGTATTAGGTGCAGCAATAATCAGTAAGAACAATATTATAGATGACCTGGAACAGATACTTCTAACAGAAACCATTGCTGACTGTTTACAAAAAGGATTTACGTATGCAGTGTATAATCCAGTGTTTTCAAGGACTGAATTAAATAATAAAAAATTAGAAGAGGTCATGAAACGTCAGGGATTCTTTAAAATTATAGGGAATTTACAGAATTTATCTGTCTATTTCGTTGACATGAAATCTCCGATTATACTGTTTGAAAACATGGAAATGAGAATAAAAGGTCCTTTTAATAAAAACGCTAAAGTCCTGCAGGTTTTAAAACAGGCCCATATCAATATGCAGACAGCTTTGACTCAGGTTTATAAAGGCAGCCTTGTTTTGTCTTTTGATTCTGCTATTATGCATCACAAACTGGTAGATATGATTACAGAATTGAATGGGGTCCCAAGGGAAAGCACAAAAATCAGAAAACTGGGCCCTTTTATGTGCGTACCTTTTGGAAAAATACTGGATGGCAAGGCAGTACCCAATACTGTTACAAAAACTCTTCATACGGAAAAGACTTTTGATACTAAAATAAAAAGTTTTAAAATTAAAGAGTTCCCTAATTATACTACCTTAGAAAACCAGATAGGAACCATAGACTCTTTTGACAGACCTATTTTACTGGTGGATGACCTGCTTCATAAAGGACACCGGTTAAAGGAGTTGGATCCTATTTTTAAGCAGACAAATTTAAAAATAGAGAAAATAATTGTAGGAGTTTTATCCGGCAGAGGAAAGGACCTAATGGCTATTCAGGGAAGAGATGTGAACTGTGCTTATTTTATTCCTAACCTTAGAACCTGGTTTATTGATGATGCCATGTATCCTTTCTTAGGGGGGGACAGCGTGGAACGAGAATATTCCTTTATTGCAAACCTGCTGCCGTCTGTTAATCTGATATTACCGTATGTTTTACCTGCATTCCTGGCAGGAGAAAACAGGAAGGAAGTTTTTAAACTTTCATTAACCTGTTTAAAGAGTGCAAAAAAAATCTTGCAGGTACTTGAGGAAGAATATCAGCTGGCATTCGAGAAAAATCTTACTCTGAGCAGGCTTGGGGAAGTGATTAATTCTCCAAGATTTCCGGATAAAGGCTATTGTGTTAAATATGATGAAAATTTAGCTCCTTCCGTATATATATCCAATGATATTGAAAAATTAATGAGATTGAAAAACATTATATAA
- the gdhA gene encoding NADP-specific glutamate dehydrogenase, with translation MSNYVERVIAQCIKNNPGEVEFHQTVEEVLSSLKPVMEQHPEYEDAGLLERLVEPERGITFRIVWTDDAGKVHVNKGYRYQFNSAIGPYKGGLRFAPSVYPGIIKFLGFEQIFKNSLTGLPIGGGKGGSDFDPNGKTDAEIMRFCQAFMTELYRHIGPETDVPAGDLGVGGREIGYMYGQYKRIVNRFEGVLTGKGLSYGGCLGRTEATGFGIVWYAEEMLKANGEKLKGKTVAISGFGNVSWGTAIKLRDLGAKLITISGPDGYILDEAGIDTDEKIAYLLDLRGSGKNICAPYADKFPGSKFFPGEKPWGVKADLYIPCATQNEIQKEDAQTFVKNKVKFVCEGSNMSSTNEAIKIMQEGGIIVGPSKAANAGGVATSCIEMGQNAGHTVFTTEQVYEQLHNIMVGIHKACADSSKKYYGKYDLVAGANIAGFQKIADAMMSQGLV, from the coding sequence ATGTCAAATTATGTTGAAAGAGTTATCGCTCAGTGTATTAAAAATAATCCTGGCGAAGTAGAGTTCCATCAAACTGTTGAGGAAGTACTTTCTTCATTAAAACCTGTTATGGAACAGCATCCGGAATACGAAGATGCCGGTCTTCTTGAAAGATTAGTAGAACCTGAAAGAGGAATTACTTTCAGAATCGTATGGACAGATGATGCTGGTAAAGTTCATGTTAACAAAGGTTACAGATATCAGTTCAACAGTGCAATCGGGCCTTACAAAGGCGGTTTAAGATTTGCACCAAGCGTATATCCTGGAATCATTAAATTCTTAGGTTTTGAACAAATTTTCAAAAATAGCTTAACTGGCCTGCCTATCGGCGGTGGTAAAGGTGGATCAGACTTTGATCCAAACGGAAAAACTGATGCAGAGATTATGAGATTTTGTCAGGCATTTATGACTGAATTATATAGACACATTGGCCCTGAAACTGACGTACCTGCAGGTGACCTTGGGGTTGGCGGCAGAGAAATCGGCTATATGTATGGTCAGTACAAGAGAATCGTCAATAGATTTGAAGGAGTTCTGACCGGTAAAGGTTTATCCTACGGTGGCTGCTTAGGAAGAACAGAAGCTACAGGTTTTGGCATAGTATGGTATGCTGAAGAAATGTTAAAAGCAAACGGTGAAAAACTAAAAGGAAAAACTGTTGCTATTTCTGGTTTCGGAAATGTATCTTGGGGTACTGCTATAAAGTTAAGAGATTTAGGTGCTAAATTAATAACCATTTCAGGTCCGGACGGATACATACTTGATGAAGCAGGAATCGATACAGACGAAAAGATTGCATATCTTCTTGACTTAAGAGGATCTGGTAAAAATATCTGTGCTCCTTATGCAGATAAATTCCCAGGTTCAAAATTCTTCCCTGGAGAAAAACCTTGGGGAGTTAAAGCTGACTTATATATTCCTTGTGCAACCCAGAATGAAATACAGAAGGAAGATGCACAAACATTTGTTAAAAATAAAGTTAAATTTGTTTGTGAAGGTTCTAATATGTCTTCTACTAACGAAGCTATTAAGATTATGCAGGAAGGCGGAATTATTGTTGGTCCTTCAAAAGCTGCAAATGCAGGCGGTGTTGCTACATCTTGTATCGAAATGGGTCAGAATGCCGGTCACACTGTATTTACAACAGAACAGGTTTACGAACAGCTTCACAATATTATGGTTGGTATCCATAAGGCTTGCGCAGATTCTTCAAAGAAGTACTACGGTAAGTATGACTTAGTAGCTGGTGCAAATATTGCTGGTTTCCAGAAAATTGCAGATGCTATGATGTCTCAGGGTTTAGTTTAA